In the Sphingobacterium sp. PCS056 genome, TTATCCAAAAACCTATTCTTTGGAATGCAGAGCGGGAGCAGCTCTCTTTGGATTATCTTAAAAGTAGGCATGGTATTGTGCAGCAAAAGGCTGTGATCAAACCAACAATGGTCGTCGTGCATTGGACAGCAAATAATAGTGTACAAGCAACTTTTAATACGTTTAATCCCGTATTATTGCCTGGGAGGCCAGAATTGACTAAAGCAAGCCCGTTAAATGTTTCGTCGCAATATGTGATCGATAGAGATGGTACGATTTATCAATTTTTGCCTGATACTGTATTCGCTAGACATACCATTGGTTTGAATTATTGTGCGATCGGTATTGAAAATATTGGTGGTGATAAGTATCCACTTACCGAAAAGCAGCTGTTGGCGAATGAGGCGCTCATTAGGCAGTTAAAAAGCAAGTATCCAATAAATTTTGTAATTGGTCATCACGAATATAAGACCTTTCGTAATACAAAATATTGGAAAGAAACGAATTCAAATTATATCACTTCAAAGTCAGATCCTGGAGATGATTTTATGATCAAATTAAGGAGAAGGTTGATTGATTTGAATCTATTATCCTTATAACAGATTTATAAAAAACAAAAAGGGAGTTCTTATGAACTCCTTTTTTGTTTTTGTATTTTTTCATCTGATTTCTTGAAATGTGGATGTTTTTTTAATCATATTACTATCTCTTCTAAAATGTTTGATGTAATTTTTTGAAAAATCATTAATTGCTGTTTTATGCCGCAGTTCATATTTGTAATAATAATGTTACAAATATGTGTATTAGTTACACTAATTATGCTTTTGTATTTCTTAATTATTGTTAATATGTTTTTGATATTCAGGTATTTGTCATGTTTATTGAATGTTTTTTGTTAAATAATGTTAAATAACAATTAATGGTGTGTATAGAAAATAAAAGTGACTACTTACTTTGTTTTGCGTTTTTGTGAGTGATTTAGTTAAAAAAACGAAAACATCTACTTACATTTATTCACGAATTATCATCTATTTGCCAGTATGATAGACATGCTACCATTAATTTTTAATAAAATATGAAAAGACTATTTGGATTCCTTTTATTAATGAGTTTTCTTACTTTCACTTCATGTGCTAGTAAATCAGTAGTCGTAAATCAGACTTCATTTACTTCTCCAAATAAAAATGCGCAAATTTTAACCGGTGCAGATCAGCTTTCATCTTACTTGCGTATGTTAAAAGGTAAGAAAGTAGGTGTTATGGGAAACCAAACTTCTATCGTAGGGGCATCTAAGGAGCATCTAGTAGATGTGTTATTGCGCGAAAAAGTGGATTTAAAATTTGCCTTTGCGCCTGAGCATGGTTTTAGAGGGGATGTGGAGCGTGGAGAGAAATTTGGTAATGATGTTGATTCAAAAACAGGATTGCCATTATATACTTTATATGGAGGTAATCAAAAACAAGACTCTATTGTAAATGCAATTGATGTCATGATTTTTGATCTTCAAGATGTTGGCGCGCGTTTTTATACCTATATCACTTCCTTGCATCGGGTGATGGA is a window encoding:
- a CDS encoding N-acetylmuramoyl-L-alanine amidase, which produces MRKIVLLSQLLWLSCLCAQTPVIIQKPILWNAEREQLSLDYLKSRHGIVQQKAVIKPTMVVVHWTANNSVQATFNTFNPVLLPGRPELTKASPLNVSSQYVIDRDGTIYQFLPDTVFARHTIGLNYCAIGIENIGGDKYPLTEKQLLANEALIRQLKSKYPINFVIGHHEYKTFRNTKYWKETNSNYITSKSDPGDDFMIKLRRRLIDLNLLSL